From a single Ciconia boyciana chromosome 11, ASM3463844v1, whole genome shotgun sequence genomic region:
- the MKRN2OS gene encoding MKRN2 opposite strand protein: MAEAAILRVRHCGADVFCRRPPPRCPACGRPLRGAGLPAAPVRLPSPFRHGHRQPRAFLLRPTAGTFLGGYDGKSDLHVGITNSNGVVYNYNEEGIHRAETGWEQCISIPLVQPDEFGLLQQWDKLLEEFSVGEAWLPHRYEEHDHNCYTYALAFINSVLTAQGKRQMSKSEFTEKFVIPQTKKASKYITLHQELTANDFYIVPLPDQEKQC, from the exons ATGGCGGAGGCCGCCATCCTGCGGGTGCGGCACTGCGGCGCCGACGTCTTctgccgccggccgccgccgcgctgccccgccTGCGGCCGGCCCCTGCGCGGCGCcgggctgcccgccgcccccgtccgcctccccagccccttccgCCACGGCCACCGCCAGCCCCGCGCCTTCCTCCTCCGGCCCACCGCCGGCACCTTCCTCGG aggcTACGACGGGAAATCCGACCTTCACGTTGGAATAACCAATAGTAACG GTGTGGTGTATAATTACAACGAAGAGGGCATTCACAGAGCTGAAACTGGATGGGAACAGTGCATTAGTATCCCACTAGTACAGCCAGACGAGTTTGGGCTTCTTCAGCAGTGGGATAAGCTCCTAGAGGAATTTTCTGTGGGAGAGGCCTGGCTTCCTCACAG GTATGAAGAACATGACCATAACTGCTACACATACGCACTGGCATTCATTAACAGTGTACTGACCGCCCAAGGGAAACGACAAATGAGTAAAAGTGAATTTACAGAGAAATTTGTGATCCCACAGACAAAGAAAGCTTCCAAATACATTACTCTGCATCAGGAGCTAACAGCTAATGATTTCTACATTGTACCCCTTCCTGATCAAGAaaaacagtgctga